The following are from one region of the Paraglaciecola sp. L1A13 genome:
- a CDS encoding TonB-dependent receptor — protein MKNFKPNLIKAALISSGFAFGISPVAFAQQANGDAVGEDTEVIQVTGIRGSLIRAQAVKMENSSIVEAISAEDIGKLPDSSIAESLARLPGMSGERVGGRTSGISVRGFKEDFTGTSLNGRELIGIGDNRGVEYDLYPSEIMTGATIYKTSDAALMVQGIGGTVDLQTVRPLQAQETLTINGNYGISGRESDNPEFDNKGHRLSLSFVEKFADDTIGLAVALATTESPNNQRKYGVWGYNTNDDGQITPSGLDTQAISSVLERDTISAVLQFRPTEDLDIVIDALDISYSDSGVIRGFIEPFSTGTVTGTGLNTTGTQVGVNPVLRTDPSKKDGDLQVFGLNVGYHINDNWSVELDIANSESTKRDLRGESYAGLARSGALDSSELGSREFQMSSDGVTFTNSSGLEAFSDPSALQLTGPQGWGGGLANLADQFTSTELTANGTPYSYLNAQDGFLNYADFSEELTTYKFEVVGLLDGDLFTKVTAGVNYSDRYKDKVNKGFFATSSSYPSSSAIPQEYLYSGLTDLTWAGLGQVVAYDGFAPYQDGEYTLNDAGLLEPDRLGDTYVVEEEVTTLYAKVDFNTELGGFPVMGNIGLQYVQTDQSSSGYTGVVGANFAVCDADSDQQIDADCALSVSTDYSHVLPSLNVSVEVADNKFVRFAANKTISRARIDQMKASGYVKFDQNIDQIAVENTQAAVDTYGSPWSKFAGNPLLEPFESNNFDLSFENYFEDEGYVSAAIFYKDLVNWTRDGDLGINFRNDITNDGADYFIPGFHDRIAPEDGEYGPAGTFYSAGDVITPPDFGSYSFFEDGLSGEVKGLELTANVPLNMLADALEGFGIAASATLIDAELDDGTAIPGQSDRTYSVTAYYAMGGFEVRLAGTDRSEFSTYQRGGSNKIETSTRNAVTLLDAQISYDFEDSDIDYLQGLRVSLQGTNLTDVDEETVDGNGIVTTRRQFGPSYMVNVNYAFY, from the coding sequence ATGAAAAATTTTAAACCTAATTTAATTAAAGCTGCACTTATCTCAAGTGGCTTTGCGTTTGGTATTTCACCTGTCGCATTTGCTCAACAAGCCAATGGGGACGCCGTTGGCGAAGACACTGAAGTGATTCAGGTAACAGGCATTCGGGGATCACTTATCCGGGCGCAAGCGGTAAAAATGGAGAACTCGTCTATTGTCGAAGCCATATCTGCCGAAGATATCGGTAAATTACCCGATTCATCTATCGCTGAGTCATTGGCCCGTTTGCCGGGTATGTCTGGTGAGCGAGTAGGCGGACGTACGTCAGGTATTTCGGTCCGTGGTTTTAAAGAAGATTTCACTGGCACCTCGTTAAATGGTCGTGAACTCATCGGTATCGGTGATAACCGTGGTGTTGAATATGATTTGTACCCGTCAGAGATTATGACCGGCGCAACCATCTATAAAACCTCTGATGCTGCCCTTATGGTGCAAGGTATCGGTGGTACTGTAGATTTACAAACGGTTCGCCCGTTACAGGCACAAGAAACCTTAACGATAAACGGCAATTATGGTATTTCAGGTCGTGAATCAGATAATCCAGAATTCGATAACAAAGGCCATCGTTTATCCTTATCTTTTGTGGAAAAATTTGCTGACGACACTATTGGTTTAGCCGTGGCATTGGCGACAACTGAGTCACCTAACAACCAACGTAAATATGGCGTGTGGGGCTATAACACAAACGACGATGGACAAATCACTCCATCTGGTCTAGACACACAAGCTATCAGTTCTGTATTAGAGCGCGACACAATTTCTGCTGTTTTACAGTTCCGACCTACTGAGGATTTAGATATTGTGATTGATGCCTTAGACATCAGCTATTCTGATTCAGGTGTGATACGTGGTTTTATAGAACCTTTCAGTACGGGTACTGTAACAGGGACTGGTCTCAACACTACAGGCACGCAAGTTGGCGTCAACCCTGTTTTGAGAACGGATCCGTCGAAAAAAGACGGAGATTTACAGGTGTTCGGTTTAAACGTGGGTTATCACATTAATGACAACTGGTCAGTTGAATTAGATATCGCCAACAGTGAATCTACTAAGCGGGATTTGCGTGGTGAGTCTTATGCGGGTCTAGCGCGTTCAGGTGCATTGGATTCATCAGAGCTGGGCTCTCGTGAATTCCAAATGAGCTCAGATGGCGTGACGTTCACTAATTCATCAGGATTAGAAGCATTTTCAGATCCCTCTGCGCTGCAGTTGACTGGCCCCCAGGGATGGGGCGGTGGTTTAGCCAACTTAGCCGACCAATTTACCAGTACCGAATTAACGGCTAATGGCACGCCGTATAGCTATCTTAATGCGCAAGATGGTTTCTTAAACTACGCCGATTTTAGCGAAGAACTTACGACCTATAAATTTGAAGTCGTTGGTCTGCTCGACGGTGATCTGTTCACCAAAGTGACGGCGGGTGTGAATTACAGCGACAGATACAAAGACAAAGTCAATAAAGGCTTTTTTGCCACGTCTTCATCGTATCCATCCTCTAGCGCTATACCTCAGGAATATCTTTATAGCGGCCTAACCGACTTAACGTGGGCTGGTTTGGGCCAGGTAGTGGCTTATGATGGTTTTGCACCCTACCAAGATGGTGAATACACCCTTAATGATGCGGGCCTACTTGAGCCTGACCGTTTAGGAGACACTTACGTGGTAGAAGAAGAAGTCACCACGCTATACGCTAAAGTCGACTTTAATACCGAGCTAGGCGGCTTTCCGGTGATGGGTAATATTGGTCTGCAATATGTGCAAACCGATCAGTCCTCATCAGGGTATACGGGTGTTGTTGGTGCTAACTTTGCCGTGTGTGATGCCGATAGCGATCAGCAAATCGATGCCGATTGCGCCTTATCTGTAAGTACAGATTACAGTCATGTACTACCTAGCTTAAACGTCAGTGTGGAAGTGGCGGACAATAAATTTGTACGTTTTGCGGCTAATAAAACCATTAGCCGGGCACGAATTGATCAAATGAAAGCGTCTGGTTATGTGAAATTTGATCAAAACATCGATCAAATCGCGGTAGAGAATACCCAAGCAGCAGTCGATACGTACGGTTCACCTTGGTCTAAGTTTGCCGGCAACCCGCTATTGGAACCATTTGAGTCCAACAACTTCGATTTGTCTTTTGAAAACTACTTTGAAGATGAAGGTTATGTCTCGGCGGCTATCTTTTACAAGGACCTAGTTAACTGGACGCGCGACGGTGACTTAGGTATTAATTTCCGTAATGATATTACCAACGATGGGGCTGATTATTTCATTCCAGGATTCCATGACCGTATTGCGCCAGAAGATGGTGAATACGGTCCTGCGGGAACATTCTATTCAGCAGGAGATGTGATCACTCCGCCTGATTTCGGAAGTTACTCTTTCTTTGAAGATGGTTTGAGCGGCGAAGTAAAAGGTTTGGAGCTAACAGCAAACGTACCTTTAAATATGTTAGCAGATGCTTTAGAAGGCTTTGGTATTGCAGCTTCGGCTACCTTGATTGATGCTGAGCTAGATGACGGCACTGCTATTCCAGGGCAATCCGATCGCACTTACTCGGTAACAGCATATTACGCGATGGGTGGCTTTGAAGTGCGTTTGGCCGGGACAGACCGATCTGAATTCAGCACTTATCAACGTGGTGGTTCAAACAAAATTGAAACGTCTACCCGTAATGCTGTGACCTTACTCGATGCGCAAATCAGTTATGACTTTGAAGATTCTGACATCGATTATCTTCAAGGCTTACGTGTTTCACTGCAAGGCACTAACTTGACCGATGTGGATGAGGAAACCGTTGATGGCAATGGCATAGTGACCACACGTCGTCAATTCGGGCCGTCTTATATGGTTAATGTTAATTACGCCTTTTATTAA
- a CDS encoding tryptophan halogenase family protein codes for MMKPIRKVVIAGGGTAGWMTAAMLSKVLQGQIEIQLVESQEIGIIGVGEATIPPIHTFNTYLGLDEKEFLRETKATIKLGIKFENWRVKDESYFHTFGAPGTNMGFCSFQHYWLRAKKDGMSASLWDFDLNYLACQQQKFNKINTPNPIYDMPYAYHFDSGLYGQFLRKLAEKAGVVRTEGKIEHVQRDAESGYITALQLQSGQQIEGDLFIDCTGQRGLLIKQTLGVDFESWHEYLPADTALAVPSERFEHTLPYTRSIAQAAGWQWRIPLTHRNGNGLVYSSAYLSDDDAHQTLMGNLETKALDEPRKISFQTGRTAQQWHKNVVSVGLASGFLEPLESTSIHLIQSAVVRLLKMFPNDGMAQSTIDAYNAESKIEFETIADFIILHYHVNARQDSDFWKDRRNMAIPPRLQHKIALFRSNGAIFNDAHDIFRDASWLQVMLGQGIEPKDFHPAAKVAGVAELRTMMDKIAAAKQQPLSQMLSHDEFLARYCKV; via the coding sequence ATGATGAAACCAATACGCAAAGTCGTCATTGCCGGTGGGGGTACCGCAGGTTGGATGACCGCAGCCATGCTAAGCAAGGTGTTACAGGGACAAATTGAGATACAGTTGGTTGAGTCCCAAGAGATTGGCATCATAGGAGTGGGGGAGGCAACGATACCGCCCATTCATACGTTCAACACGTATTTAGGCTTAGATGAAAAGGAATTCTTGCGGGAAACTAAGGCTACTATCAAGCTAGGTATTAAGTTTGAGAATTGGCGAGTTAAAGACGAAAGCTATTTCCATACGTTCGGTGCCCCTGGTACTAACATGGGCTTTTGCAGTTTTCAGCATTATTGGCTCCGAGCAAAAAAAGACGGCATGTCTGCTTCTTTGTGGGACTTCGATTTAAATTACCTTGCTTGTCAGCAGCAGAAATTCAATAAGATTAATACCCCTAATCCCATATATGACATGCCTTATGCATATCATTTTGACTCAGGTTTATATGGTCAATTCTTACGTAAACTGGCTGAAAAAGCCGGCGTGGTTCGAACGGAAGGAAAGATAGAGCATGTGCAGCGTGACGCAGAGTCTGGCTATATCACCGCCTTGCAATTACAAAGCGGTCAGCAAATAGAGGGAGACTTGTTTATTGACTGCACAGGGCAAAGAGGTTTGTTGATTAAACAAACGCTCGGTGTTGATTTTGAGAGTTGGCATGAGTATCTACCGGCGGATACCGCGTTAGCGGTGCCCAGCGAACGTTTCGAGCATACCTTGCCTTACACTCGCAGTATCGCCCAAGCTGCAGGCTGGCAATGGCGCATTCCACTGACTCACCGTAACGGTAATGGCTTGGTTTACAGCTCAGCGTATTTATCAGATGACGATGCCCATCAAACTTTGATGGGTAATCTAGAAACTAAAGCTTTGGATGAGCCCCGTAAGATCAGTTTCCAAACAGGCAGAACGGCTCAGCAATGGCATAAAAATGTGGTATCGGTGGGCTTAGCGAGTGGCTTTTTAGAGCCTTTAGAGTCCACCAGCATTCATCTTATTCAGTCAGCTGTGGTACGCCTGCTGAAAATGTTCCCCAATGATGGGATGGCGCAAAGTACCATCGATGCCTACAATGCTGAGTCAAAAATCGAGTTTGAAACCATCGCCGATTTTATTATTTTGCACTACCACGTCAATGCGCGCCAAGACTCTGATTTTTGGAAAGACAGACGAAACATGGCTATTCCCCCACGTTTGCAACACAAAATCGCGCTGTTTCGCAGCAATGGCGCCATATTTAATGATGCCCACGACATCTTTCGGGATGCCTCTTGGTTACAGGTGATGTTAGGACAAGGCATCGAGCCAAAGGATTTTCACCCAGCGGCGAAGGTAGCCGGTGTCGCTGAGTTACGCACGATGATGGACAAAATCGCAGCGGCCAAGCAGCAGCCTCTTAGCCAGATGCTGTCTCATGATGAGTTTTTAGCCCGCTATTGTAAGGTTTAA
- a CDS encoding tryptophan halogenase family protein, which produces MSIPFQIVILGGGTAGWMAANLFAHKWADKVASKALQISLIESPDIGIVGVGEGSTPTLKRFFEMLNIPDKDWMAKCNATYKMNIAFTGFSPASGIERYSHPFISQIDTFTQRAFMVNSRTRRMGLDTHTASEDFLLNGTLAKQVKGPQTPDNFPFSIEYGYHFDSHLLGAYLQDHAISLGVMHVQANVEAVTRHPNGDIASLQCKDGRDINGHFFVDCSGFASVLMHKTLGVKFISYKDNLFNDAAVVVPTPMGEHIPVETISTALSAGWCWKIPLTNRFGNGYVYSSDFIDANQAESELKQHLQLEDNQECRHLSMRVGALEKQWQNNCLAVGLSAGFIEPLEATALHITQIAIEQFIMAFEEGEFSNRLQDEFNHKMHKRLERTRDYIVAHYKLNTRDDSDYWRANRSNVHLSESLKQILDVWYKCGDLDNEIKRQDLTTHFNAVSWNCLLAGYGAFPPLAANQPGKGDLYQEQNIAQFVHGCALNFQSHKSNLFR; this is translated from the coding sequence ATGTCAATCCCTTTTCAAATTGTGATCCTCGGCGGCGGCACAGCAGGTTGGATGGCCGCAAATTTGTTCGCCCATAAATGGGCGGATAAAGTGGCAAGCAAAGCATTGCAGATCAGTTTGATTGAGTCACCCGATATAGGAATAGTTGGGGTGGGTGAGGGCTCAACACCCACCTTGAAACGTTTTTTCGAAATGCTCAACATTCCCGATAAAGATTGGATGGCGAAGTGTAATGCGACTTACAAAATGAACATCGCCTTTACTGGGTTTAGTCCAGCATCAGGTATCGAGCGATATAGCCACCCATTTATATCGCAAATTGATACGTTTACCCAACGTGCGTTTATGGTTAATAGTCGCACCCGGCGCATGGGATTAGATACCCATACGGCCTCAGAAGACTTCTTACTAAATGGTACATTAGCCAAGCAGGTGAAAGGGCCGCAGACCCCTGATAATTTCCCATTTAGCATTGAATATGGTTACCATTTTGACTCCCATCTGTTGGGGGCATATTTACAGGATCATGCTATTTCCCTAGGAGTGATGCATGTTCAAGCTAATGTAGAGGCGGTGACGCGTCACCCAAATGGAGATATTGCGAGTCTGCAATGTAAGGACGGACGAGACATCAATGGCCACTTTTTTGTAGATTGCAGCGGGTTTGCCAGTGTACTTATGCATAAAACACTTGGTGTTAAATTCATCAGTTACAAAGACAACCTTTTTAACGACGCAGCGGTCGTTGTGCCGACTCCTATGGGCGAACACATTCCCGTCGAGACGATTTCCACGGCCCTTTCTGCAGGGTGGTGCTGGAAAATCCCCCTGACTAACCGCTTTGGTAATGGTTATGTATATAGTTCGGATTTTATCGACGCAAACCAGGCTGAGAGTGAACTCAAACAGCATTTACAACTGGAGGATAACCAAGAGTGCCGGCATTTATCCATGCGCGTGGGCGCACTTGAGAAGCAATGGCAAAACAATTGTTTGGCGGTGGGTTTGTCTGCAGGATTTATCGAACCGCTTGAGGCAACAGCCTTGCACATAACCCAGATCGCCATAGAACAATTCATTATGGCATTTGAAGAGGGTGAATTTAGTAATCGCTTGCAAGATGAATTTAACCACAAGATGCACAAACGTTTGGAACGAACACGCGATTACATTGTTGCACACTATAAATTAAATACCCGAGACGACAGTGATTATTGGCGAGCAAATCGGTCTAACGTTCATTTGTCGGAGTCTCTAAAGCAAATACTCGATGTGTGGTACAAATGTGGCGATCTTGACAACGAAATAAAACGTCAAGATCTTACTACGCACTTTAACGCAGTCTCTTGGAATTGCCTATTAGCGGGTTACGGCGCGTTTCCGCCCTTGGCGGCTAATCAACCCGGAAAAGGCGATTTATACCAAGAGCAAAATATTGCGCAATTTGTCCACGGCTGTGCTCTCAATTTCCAAAGCCACAAGAGCAATTTATTCCGCTAA
- a CDS encoding DUF1080 domain-containing protein has translation MTLSISSSAFAQDKAEQSLQHPLHKQQWTSLFNGNDFTGWETYVSYQPKDSKYQDPADVPVRGLNIDPKNVFSVQDGLMRISGEEWGGISTIEEYGKFHLKFEVKWGDLKWPPRERQPRDSGVLYFATGKPGASMNHWLRSHEMQIQVGDSGDYHSLDGVIIDAHCGAANQGDWHFYRYAPDMPLCLNIANRVLKRGDFEKPIGQWDTMEVLADDNTIIHKINGKEVFRASNSRQKIDEQIVPLTKGKIQFQSEGAEVFYRNIQIRMLDEPIDALITK, from the coding sequence ATGACTCTAAGCATAAGTAGCTCAGCGTTTGCTCAAGACAAAGCAGAACAATCATTACAGCATCCACTTCATAAACAGCAATGGACTTCACTTTTCAATGGTAACGATTTTACTGGTTGGGAAACTTATGTGAGCTATCAACCGAAAGACAGTAAGTATCAGGATCCTGCGGACGTCCCAGTACGCGGCTTAAATATTGACCCCAAAAATGTATTTAGTGTGCAAGACGGATTAATGCGCATTTCTGGAGAGGAGTGGGGTGGTATTAGCACGATTGAAGAGTACGGCAAATTTCATCTGAAATTCGAGGTGAAATGGGGAGATCTAAAATGGCCACCTAGAGAGCGTCAACCACGAGACAGCGGGGTATTATATTTTGCTACGGGTAAGCCCGGGGCGTCTATGAATCATTGGTTGCGCAGTCACGAAATGCAAATTCAAGTGGGTGACAGTGGTGACTATCACAGTTTAGACGGGGTTATTATAGATGCACATTGCGGCGCCGCTAATCAAGGTGACTGGCATTTTTATCGTTACGCACCTGATATGCCCCTATGCCTAAATATTGCCAATCGTGTATTAAAACGGGGTGATTTTGAGAAACCGATAGGACAATGGGACACTATGGAAGTTCTCGCCGATGACAATACCATCATACATAAAATTAACGGTAAAGAAGTGTTCCGAGCTTCCAATTCTCGGCAAAAAATTGATGAGCAAATAGTGCCGTTAACCAAGGGCAAGATCCAATTTCAATCTGAAGGCGCGGAGGTGTTTTATCGCAATATCCAGATTAGAATGTTAGATGAGCCTATAGATGCACTTATAACGAAGTAA
- a CDS encoding sialate O-acetylesterase yields the protein MRRLLFIGMLWLMSAFQTHAISLSPLFSNHMVLQRDKPLRIWGQGPENHPVTIALLDQIYTTQTDTNGHWQVILPAHAAAGPFSLTISADETIAINDVYYGEVWIAGGQSNMEWKLKGDVIGNEQAIASAQQPLIRFFEVPDTLSPVLQSQLPASKWQVATPSTAGRFSAVAWFFALQLQKTEDVAVGIIESNWGGTPAEAWTDIDIVAATPGYEKEAAKVKAKTDWPELLAANEKQQQLKWQRINSPDKTMISHAAAVDYDDEHWQEIDLPNMGPLHHFVWLRKTFTLESVPTASITINLGTIRHSALIFINGQLIAKTHDDNAAPSTDSIHEIATQLLRTGKNVIVIRAANGNSNQVFIGKKQQMWVDIDGHKQPIEKKWRFSNSVEMPMPKVVNYSYTPSFLYNAMIYPLLPYTAQGVIWYQGESNINKHTYYQTLFSNLITNWRTRAQSPNMPFLFVQLAAYLPQQRLQPESAWAYLRDAQRQTLTLGNTSMAVAIDVGDADDLHPKNKRDVGERLWHLAANKIYGIPTVPTGPDFTHIELKQNEIKIYFDNAEGLKTTDNQAVEGFIIAGQDKVFRVAQAFIQGQTVVVSHPDISEPVAVRYAWADNPLANVINNVRLPAVPFRTDAWSASDVRKK from the coding sequence ATGCGCAGATTATTATTCATAGGGATGCTTTGGTTAATGAGTGCTTTTCAGACACACGCGATATCGCTCTCTCCTTTATTTTCAAATCACATGGTATTACAGCGAGATAAACCGCTGAGGATCTGGGGGCAAGGCCCAGAAAATCACCCTGTTACCATAGCCTTGTTAGACCAAATTTATACTACTCAAACCGATACCAATGGTCATTGGCAAGTCATATTACCTGCGCATGCTGCAGCGGGTCCATTTTCGTTAACCATCAGCGCCGATGAAACCATTGCCATCAATGACGTATACTACGGAGAAGTATGGATAGCTGGTGGTCAGTCAAACATGGAATGGAAGCTTAAGGGGGACGTTATCGGCAACGAGCAAGCGATTGCCTCTGCGCAGCAACCCTTAATCCGTTTTTTTGAGGTACCCGATACACTGTCCCCTGTCCTTCAAAGTCAGTTGCCGGCCAGTAAATGGCAAGTTGCCACGCCAAGCACCGCTGGGCGATTTTCAGCCGTAGCTTGGTTCTTCGCCCTACAGCTTCAAAAAACAGAGGATGTAGCCGTTGGCATAATTGAAAGTAACTGGGGTGGTACACCAGCTGAGGCCTGGACAGATATCGATATCGTTGCCGCTACGCCAGGCTACGAAAAGGAAGCTGCCAAGGTTAAAGCAAAAACTGACTGGCCTGAATTACTGGCGGCGAATGAGAAACAACAACAGCTAAAATGGCAGCGTATCAATTCTCCCGATAAGACTATGATTAGCCATGCAGCCGCAGTAGATTATGATGATGAGCATTGGCAAGAGATTGACTTGCCAAATATGGGCCCGTTACATCATTTTGTATGGCTAAGAAAGACTTTTACTCTCGAATCAGTACCAACGGCGTCGATTACGATCAACTTGGGGACTATCCGACACAGTGCCCTTATCTTTATTAACGGCCAACTTATCGCCAAAACGCATGATGATAACGCAGCCCCCAGCACTGACTCCATTCACGAAATTGCCACACAATTGTTGAGAACGGGTAAAAATGTAATTGTTATTCGTGCAGCAAATGGCAATAGTAATCAGGTTTTTATCGGCAAAAAACAGCAAATGTGGGTCGATATTGATGGTCATAAGCAGCCAATCGAAAAAAAATGGCGTTTCAGTAATTCCGTTGAAATGCCCATGCCAAAAGTCGTGAACTATAGCTACACTCCCAGCTTTTTATACAACGCTATGATATACCCTTTGCTACCCTACACTGCCCAAGGCGTGATTTGGTATCAAGGAGAAAGCAACATTAATAAGCACACTTATTATCAAACGCTCTTTAGCAATTTAATTACCAATTGGCGTACTCGGGCACAATCTCCGAACATGCCGTTTTTATTTGTACAATTGGCGGCATACTTGCCTCAACAACGCTTGCAACCCGAAAGTGCATGGGCCTACCTACGCGATGCTCAACGTCAAACCTTAACCTTAGGCAATACAAGTATGGCCGTTGCTATCGATGTTGGTGATGCAGATGATCTTCACCCCAAGAATAAACGTGATGTAGGTGAGCGTTTATGGCACTTAGCCGCTAACAAAATATACGGTATACCAACAGTCCCCACAGGCCCAGACTTTACCCATATCGAATTAAAACAAAACGAAATAAAAATATACTTTGATAACGCAGAAGGTTTAAAAACCACCGATAATCAAGCAGTAGAAGGCTTTATTATCGCAGGGCAAGACAAAGTATTTCGAGTGGCGCAAGCATTTATCCAAGGTCAAACAGTGGTCGTCTCACACCCAGATATAAGCGAGCCGGTAGCCGTACGGTATGCATGGGCTGATAATCCTCTGGCTAACGTAATTAATAACGTTAGACTGCCGGCGGTGCCCTTTAGAACTGACGCTTGGTCCGCCAGCGACGTGCGTAAAAAATAA
- a CDS encoding TonB-dependent receptor has protein sequence MKTKHSTLLLAVLAAFTANAHAQEHDKNIQKDEQDIETLQITASPLNRTVLQSSTPVSILSGEELDQNQAATLGETLKNMPGVHSSFFGPVASSPIIRGLDGPRIKVVQNGLDASDASRVGPDHQVATETSTATQIEVLRGPATLLYGSGAIGGVVNVVDNRLPAQRQEGLTGEVFAQYDNVADAKTLSTDLNVGSGDFVFHVDGYNRKTGDYKIPVPADINESGGSGELANSSISAHGYNFGGGWITDDTRVALSYGRMDSEYGLPVEEDVYIKLKQNRYQGVVDWNKLSGFFKAVHLQSAYTDYQHTEFEGAEAGTTFKNETIESRLWAEHEVVAGWKGVMGLHYNYLDFSALGEEAFTPPTKTNTTAVFLMEEHEMGALLWQLGARAENLKHKVNNDFYADLEQLSNLSFDNKDYTAVSGSAGVVWNLDDHHSLAFNYAYSQRAPSASEIFSYGPHIGSGVYEIGGGFTIDEQDGVYTLSQASQDMDKEESNNLDFTYRYHADIWNASVSLFHNQVGNYIFEQRTGLVSVDGQLITQASFDADVALNGEPEEETDGLPVVLFQQQDATLYGFEAQLDLHITDELRWEIFSDYTRAKLDEGGNVPRIPPMRVGSSIHYEQGNWHSEIEVVRNNKQDKIASNETDTDGYTMLSASANYYLDLDKMDMTIYLKGNNLTNKEGRVHSSYIKDQVPLSGRSVSLGVRAKF, from the coding sequence ATGAAAACTAAGCACTCAACCCTTTTATTGGCAGTATTAGCGGCTTTTACAGCTAACGCACACGCACAAGAGCACGATAAAAATATCCAAAAAGATGAGCAGGATATTGAAACCCTGCAGATCACCGCATCCCCCCTAAACAGGACAGTACTTCAATCAAGTACCCCCGTTAGCATTCTTAGTGGCGAAGAACTGGATCAAAATCAGGCAGCCACCTTAGGTGAAACCTTAAAAAATATGCCCGGTGTGCACAGTTCTTTTTTCGGACCTGTAGCAAGTAGCCCAATTATCAGAGGCTTGGATGGCCCGCGTATCAAAGTGGTACAAAATGGATTAGATGCCTCAGATGCCTCTCGGGTCGGCCCTGATCATCAAGTAGCAACAGAGACCTCAACAGCAACTCAAATTGAAGTGCTTAGAGGACCAGCAACCTTATTGTACGGCAGCGGCGCCATAGGTGGTGTTGTTAACGTGGTTGATAATCGTTTACCCGCCCAACGACAAGAAGGACTCACTGGAGAAGTTTTTGCCCAGTACGATAACGTCGCTGACGCAAAAACACTTTCAACCGATTTAAATGTGGGAAGTGGCGATTTTGTCTTCCATGTTGATGGCTATAATCGTAAAACCGGTGACTATAAAATTCCAGTACCGGCTGATATCAATGAATCAGGCGGTAGTGGCGAGCTTGCAAACTCATCTATCAGTGCTCACGGGTATAATTTTGGCGGAGGCTGGATCACCGATGATACACGCGTTGCACTTTCTTACGGTCGTATGGACTCTGAATATGGCTTACCTGTAGAAGAAGATGTGTATATCAAATTAAAACAAAATCGGTACCAGGGTGTGGTCGATTGGAACAAACTAAGTGGCTTTTTCAAGGCCGTTCATTTACAAAGTGCTTATACCGATTACCAACATACTGAATTTGAAGGTGCAGAAGCGGGTACAACATTCAAAAATGAAACCATAGAATCACGATTATGGGCTGAACATGAAGTCGTCGCAGGTTGGAAAGGCGTAATGGGACTTCACTATAACTATTTAGATTTTTCAGCCTTAGGTGAAGAAGCCTTTACCCCACCGACTAAAACCAACACGACCGCCGTATTTCTAATGGAAGAACATGAAATGGGGGCATTGTTGTGGCAGTTAGGCGCGAGAGCAGAAAACCTTAAACACAAGGTAAACAATGATTTCTATGCTGATTTAGAACAGCTAAGCAATCTCTCTTTTGATAATAAAGATTATACCGCAGTATCAGGTTCCGCTGGTGTTGTATGGAATCTTGATGATCATCACTCATTGGCCTTTAACTACGCCTATTCCCAACGAGCCCCCTCAGCTTCAGAGATATTTTCCTATGGTCCACATATAGGTTCAGGGGTCTATGAAATTGGTGGCGGCTTTACGATTGATGAACAAGATGGCGTGTATACCCTTAGCCAAGCCTCACAAGATATGGATAAAGAGGAATCTAACAATCTAGACTTTACCTATCGCTACCATGCCGATATTTGGAATGCGTCCGTGAGCTTGTTCCACAATCAGGTCGGCAATTATATATTTGAACAACGTACGGGCTTAGTGTCTGTTGACGGGCAGTTAATAACACAAGCGAGTTTTGATGCAGATGTCGCGCTAAATGGTGAACCTGAAGAAGAAACAGACGGTTTACCCGTGGTGCTTTTCCAACAGCAAGATGCCACTCTTTATGGATTTGAAGCCCAATTAGACTTACATATAACCGACGAACTGCGCTGGGAAATTTTCAGCGATTATACCCGCGCTAAATTGGATGAAGGTGGAAATGTTCCGCGTATTCCACCGATGAGAGTGGGCAGTTCCATACATTATGAACAAGGTAATTGGCACAGTGAAATTGAAGTCGTGCGCAATAATAAACAAGACAAGATTGCTTCAAATGAAACCGACACAGATGGTTATACCATGCTATCAGCCTCGGCTAATTATTATTTAGATCTCGATAAGATGGATATGACTATCTATTTGAAGGGTAATAACTTAACAAATAAAGAGGGTCGCGTACATTCTTCCTATATTAAGGATCAGGTACCGCTTTCGGGTCGCTCTGTTAGCCTTGGCGTAAGAGCTAAGTTTTAA